In Pongo abelii isolate AG06213 chromosome 5, NHGRI_mPonAbe1-v2.0_pri, whole genome shotgun sequence, the DNA window AGCCATCTGGGGGAAGGGCAGCCATGGGCACAGCGAGCGCGTcgccctgaggcaggagcaggCCTGGTGGGTTTGATGAAAGGGATCCCTAGAGCTGAAAAGGCATACGTGGGAGGGGGTGGGACAGGAGGTGAGgtcagaaaggaaatgtggagaTGTGCTTTGCTGATCAGGGGTTTGGGGGttagtttccttctctttttttctctgtcgctcgggctggagtgcagtggcgcgatgacagctcactgcaacctccactcctgggctcaggcgagcCTCCCGCCTCAGCGAGGACCGCAGGCGCGCGCCACCGCACCAGGCTTGGGTTTCTCGGATCCAGTGTGGAGTGATGTGATGTGGTTTGGGCTGCCGAGGAGGGAAAGCTGTAGGGGGCGGGGCCTGAAACAGGGAGGCAGGTTCCGAGGCTGCCGCAGACGTGGGGCGGGGTCGTCTGGCTGTGACTTACTGCAGAGGGTATGAGGGGGAACCAAGAGGGTCCTTACCACTAGGGGGAGCGCCTTGGCCAGCACCTCTGCTCAGTGGGGAGCCAGGCCCCGCCCCAGGTGGTACCCTCCCCCTTGCCCTACATGAGAGGCTTGTGGGGGACTTTGTCTCCATCATCCTCAGGGGGGAGCGGGGCGGCTTGGGACCTGGAGTCTGGGAAGAGTCGAAGGCCTGTGGGCGGCCGAGGTCACGCGTGGGTGCCTGCGGGGGGAGGGTGGAACCAAGAGGTTTGCACCGCAGTGCCTGTGTGCACCGAAGTGCAGCAAACACGTCTCGGCCGCGACTGCCCGGCCACCCCAGGCTCCAGCGCAGCGTGCGTACCTGGGCAGGCACTCGCATCTGAAAACTGCCGAACCGTgccacatttccttccttctggccTCGCCCTCAGGGGTCGACCGGCGGCGGAGTGCGGGGCCTCCTGTGCTGAAGGCAGCTCCCTGGCCTCCAGAAACTCAGTCAGTGGTGGGAGGGCCGGAACAGACCCGCGCAGTTAAGAAccagatgatgatgatgttgctgtagtatagtttggagAGTGCAGAGAAGGAAGCAAGCAATGCCAGCAGGAAGGAATCCAGAAAGCTTCCAGGAGAAGGCACCATTTATGATTTGGGCTTTTATCAGGAGGAGGAAGTTGACAGATGAAATAAGGGGAGGGCATGCCTGCCAGGCGAACAGTCTGTGATTGGGAAGTGTACAGTCTGCACCATGACCCCACTGTCCACCTTCCTGACCAAGTAGGAACCATTTGGACTCCTCTATTGTCCTGGGCCTCCTTGTTTAGTCCacccttttatttcatttcatttcatttcatttcattttatgagatggagtcccgctctgtcgcccaggctggagtgtagtggcgcgatctcggctcactgcaacctctgcctctgggttcaagcgattttcctccctcagcctcctgagtagctgggattacaggcacctgccaccgcacctggctaatttttttttattattattattttttgaggcggagtctcactctgttgccaggctggagcaggctggagtgcagtggtgctttttcagctcacagcaacctctgcctctcgggttcaagcaattctcctgccttagcctcctgagtagctgggactacaggcacgcgtcgccacacccggctaattttttgtattttttttttttagtagagaaggggtttcaccatgttggccaggatggtcttgatctcttgatctcgtgatctgcccatctcggcctcccaaagggctgggattacaggtggaagccaccgcaccctgccttttttttttttttttttttttttttttttgagatggagtcttgctctgtcgcccaggctggagtgcagtggcgcgatctcggctcactgcaagctctgcctcccaggttcacgccattctcctgcctcagcctcccaagtagctgggactacaggcgcccgccaccatgcccggctaattttttgtatttttagtagagacggggtttcactgtgttagtgtgcctgactgatttttgtatttttagtagagatggagtttcaccatgttggccaggctggtctcgaactcctgacctcaggtgatctgccctccttggcctcccagtgttgggattacgggcgtgagcctccacacccagcccaccCATTTATGTTTAGCTTATTTTGTGTCCGCCATCTATCCCACTCAACACCCCCACTCTCACTGCCTTTGCTGGAGCCCTAAATCACCGCCCTGGCCTTCCATCCTCTCACTGCATCTGCCTCACCACTGCCAGGGTGCTGTtggctctcttcctctctcccccccTATAACCCCTACCCATCCTGTACAGCTCAGCCATGGCACCTACTCCAGCCCTGGTTTCCTCACAGCTCCCTGGTTTTAGGGCTAATAGGATTCACTGCATGTGTTTACTTGCTCTCCCCACGAGAGACAAACACAGCATGAAGGCAGGCCCTGGGGTATGGGTGGGGGTTTCGGGGGAGCTTTGTTTCCATTGTCTGCAGTGTCCAGCATGCTGTCAGGTTCAATATATGGCACTAGACTGAATGAGCAGAGGGTGGCTTGCAGAAGGACGCTTGCGAATAGGGGTGGATGAGAGCTGGAGAAGCAGGCAGGGGCTGGATTACATAGGGCCTTACAAGCCAACTTAAGCAGCTTGGCGTTCATCCTCAGGGCAATGGGAGCGAGGGCTGGAGGCCTGGGAGAGTGGCCTGGTAAGATGTACAGCGAGGGGAGCAGGGGCTAATGTGGAGGCCTTCACAATGGTCACAGTGAGTGAGGAGTGGACCTGAGCTGGGACAGTGGcaagtggagtggacaggaaaaCAGAGGagaagtggttctcaactgggggcaattTTACCCCCGCTCCTCGAAACATTTAGCATTGCCTGGAGACATATTGGTGTCACAACTGGGGGAGTGCTACTGGCATCaaatgggtagaggccagagatgctgctaaatatcctacaatgcacggGACGGCCCCCCATGACAAGGAATGATCTGGCCTAAAGTGTCAACAGTGCCGAGGGTGAGAAACCCTGCCCTAGAGGAAAACCCAGAGAATCGCCTGCtggatggagggaaatggagcgCATCTCAGCCTGAACTCTTGGAGCCACGCTGAGGCCTGGCTCTTCTGTATTTTAGCCATGTAATAACCCTGAGCGAGTCACTCAACCTCTTTGCACATCGGTTTCCTCATcgttttttttgtttcgtttggtttggttttttgtttttttgagacggtgtttccctcttgttgcccaggctggagtgcaatggtgtgatctctgctcactgcaacctccgcctcccaggctcaagcgattctcctgcctcagcctctcaagtagctgggattacaggcatgcaccgccacacccagctagttttgtatttttagtagagatggggtttctccatgttgatcaggctggtctctaactcctgacctcaggtgatctgcctgcctgggcctcccaaagtgctgggattataggtgtgagccactgcgcccagccggtttcctgatctttatttttttattttttatttatttatttttttgagacagagtttcgctattgttgcccaggctggaatgcaatggtgcaatctcagctcactgcaacctctgcctcctgagttcaagcaattctcctgcctcagcctcccgagtagctgggactacaggcatgcgccaccatgcctggctaatttcgtattttttttttttagcagagacggggtttcttcatgttggtcaggctggtcttgaacttccaacctcaggtggtctgcccgcctctgccttccaaagtgttgggattacaggcgtgagccaccacaccgggctttCCTCATCTTTAATAAAGGTATTGGGAGGATTAAGTGGTTGAATGCATGTTGAGTGCCTAGGAAGGAGactgacacatagtaagcactatgTCCCTGAACTACTGTGATTTTAAAGCATCAGGtcgactgggcgtggtggctcacgcctgtaatcccagcactttgggaggccgagacgggtggatcacgaagtcaggagattgagaccatcctggctgacatggtgaaaccccgtctctactaaaaatacaaaaaattagccgggcatggtggtgggcgcctgtagtcccagctactcgggaggctgaggcaggagaatggcatgaacccgggagacggagcttgcagtgagccaagatcgcgccactgcactccagcctgagcgtgacagcgagactccatctcaaaaaaataaaaataaaaaaaaaaataaagcatcagGCCTCTGTCCAGACTCCTGCACTGACTCCACATCACCCCAGTCCTTCAAGGGCTGACAAGACCCCTGGCATCTGGCTCTCCCTACGTCTATGACCCCATCTCCTATTGCTCTCCTTCTTGTTCTACATGCTCTGTCCACCCTGGGTTcgttttttttttcgagatggagtctcacttgctctgttgcccaggctggagtgcagtgacacaatctcggctcctgggttccgcctccgcctcccgggttcaagcaattctcctgcctcagcctcccaagtagctgggattacaggcatgtgccaccatgcttggctaatttttgtaattttagtacagatgggatttcaccatatcggctaggctggtctcgatcaacctaacctcaaatgatcaacccgcctcagcctcccaaaatgctggaattacaggtgtgagccactgtgcccagtcgcACCCTGGGTTCTTTGCTGTTCCTTGCCCACACCCAGCTTATCCTACCTCAGAGCCTTTgctcttgctgttccctctgccttggAAGCCCTGCCTCTGGGAGTCTATGTGATTCACTACCtcacttcctgaggcctctgctcAGCTGTCACTTTCTAAGGGGGTATTTCTAAACCgcataatgtttaaaaaaaaaaaaaaaaaaaaaggcaatgggtgccgtggctcacacctgcaatcagtcccagcactttgggaggccaaggtgagtggatcacttgagcccaggagtttgagaccagcctgggcaacgaggtgatttttttatttttcaacagctaatttttgtatttttagtagagacagcgtttcgccacattggtcaggctggtctccatgctggccagactggtcttgaactcctggcctcaagtgatctgcccgcctcggtcccccaaagtgctgggattacagcgtgagccaccgtgtccagcctattTTGCCCTGCTTTATCTTTCCTCAGATCACTTTCATCatctaacatattatatattcaatttatttatatgcttattgtctgtctctcttAACTGGAATGGAAGTTTCTTGAGGGCAGGCACTGTTGCCTGTTTTGTTTGCTGCTGTGAGCCCAGCTACCTAGCATATATAAAGTTTTCCTTAAatagagccaggcatggtagctcgcatatgtaatcccagctatttgggaggctgaggccagaggatcacttgagcaagaccagcctgggcaacataccaagaccctgtctcaaacaaaaatcaaacataaaatattCCTTAAATAGTGCATGAATGAATGGAGTGAGTGAAAAACTCTACTAGGAGTCAGAGAAgtaggaagggaatggagagaagaTAGGATGGTAGAAAGGAGTGCAGGGGCTGAGTGGACCCTGAGAGAGGCTAGggtcctggcctggcctggcctggggcaCAGAGCCTCAATCATCTGCTTTCCCCAGGCCCTTCCACCCAGGTCTGCTCTGCTTACCAGCTCCTAGACATGGCTCTTCCAGCCCAGGCAGATGGCCAGGCCTGAACAGAGTGTCCTTTCCCCTCTGATAAGCTGCCTCCTTTCATGGGCACGAAGGGCAGGACGTGTCCTGCTACTCAGGAAGTGCCCAAGGGCCTGGGTGGGCCCCTGGAGTGGGCAAGGGGCTGGGCACTTGCCACCTTGGCAGCTACCCTGTGCGGAGGCAAGGCAGAGAGGAGCAAGGGGCAGGGGCCAGGGCAGATCCCTACTCCTCCCCAACATGCCCCACTCCTCATTCAGTCAACAagtctctattttaattttttttttttttttttgagacagagtttcactcttgttgcccaggctggagtgcaatggagcgaccttggctgactgcaacctctacctcctgggttcaagctattctcctgcctcagcctcccgagtagctgggattacaggcgccccctaccatgccgggctaattttgtatttttatttattgattgattgaaacggagttttgctcttgttgcccaggatggagttcaatggcacaatctcgcctcaccacaacctctccctcctgggttcaagcagttctcctgcctcagcctcctgagtagctgggattacaggcatgcaccaccatgcctggctgattttgtatttttagtagagatgggttttctccatgttggtcaggctggtctcgaactcccaacctcaggtggtccgcctgcctctgcctcccaaagtgctgggattacaggcgtgagccactgcacctggacaacAAATCTCTATTGAGAGGCTGTTGGGAGTACAGCTGTGAACAATCCCTGCCCCGGCTGGGTTTCTATGATTGGCTGCAGCTCAGCTTCTTTTGAATCTGAGACCAGGTGTAGGTTTCCAGCCCCCCTCACCCCaacaggccttttttttttttttttttttttttttttttttttgatacagagtctcactctgtcgcccaggctggagtgcagtggcgtgactcggctcactgcaacaaccaccttccaggttcaagcaattctcctgcctcagcttcctgagtagctgggattataggcacctgccaccacacctggctagtttttgtattttttagtagagacagggctttgctatgttggccaggctggtctggaactcctgacctcaggtgatccacctgcctcagcctcccaaagtgctaggattacaggtgtgagtcaccgtgtcCAGCCCTGAATACAatttaaatgctatgtaaatggtTGTTATACtgtactgttttaaaatttgtgttgtttttttttttcagatattttcaaaTGGAAGTTGTTTACATCTGTGGATGTGGagccacagatacagagggccgACTGTAATAAGCAGAACATTGCCTCAAAGCCCTTCCCGGTTCATTCCTTAGTCCCTGCCTACTACGGCTCCTAGGCTGAACCCTTGCTGGACTGGACCCAAAGCTGGGCGATGGCTCACTGGGCTCTGAAAATGCAATGAGGGAGTGAGGCAGACTGCCCATCATTCCTCCAGCCCCCAGAGGGTAAACAGAAAGCACTTGGCCAACCCTGATGGCAGTGAGCAGCCACGCACCTGACAGATGAGCCACTAGCAGCATGTCCCACCCCAGTCCCTACTGTTTGGCCAGGACCAATATGTCCCTGATGTTTGTCTTTGTGCCCATGCTGGCCGTTagccaggccctgccctcagCCTCTGGCACCCCACGTCTCCAAGGCCTGAGCTCCTATCCCTGGCCTACTGGCTGAGCAGGGCGAGAGCCGAATGAAGACAGGATGAGCCGTCACCAGGGATCCCGGCCTCGGGGAACTGAGGCCTTAGATGTGGCTGGGGCTGGAGTAAACACTAGACTGACTGGCAAGAGAAGGGCATgtgggagggaggctgggaaaaCAGGTGCCTCTGGAGGGAAGGGAATGTCTGGGGCTGATGGAGGGAGATGTTTTTctgtctacctttttttttttttgagatggagtctcgctctgtggcccaggctggagtgcagtggcatgatctgatctcagctcactgcaagctccaccacctgggttcacgccattctcctgcctcagcctcccgagtagctgatactacaggcgccggccaccacgcccagctaatttttttgtatttttagtagagacggcgtttcaccgtgttagccaggatggtctcgatctcctaacctcgtgatctgcccatgtcagcctcccaaagtgctgggattataggcgtgaaccaccacgcccagcctgtctgcctttttgttgttgttgtttgagacgaagtctttctgtgttgccaggcaggagtgcagtggcgcgatctcggctcacagcaacctccacctcccagcttcaagcgattctcctgcctcagcctcctgagtacctgggactacaggtgcgtgccaccactcccagctaattttcgtatttttagtagagacggggtttcgccatgttggccaggatggtctcaatctcttgacctcgtgatccacctacttcggcctcccaaagttctgggattacaggcatgagccaccacacccggcaccCTGTCTGCCTTTTTACCACTTGAACGTTCCTTGTGACTGTGAAACCCGGTCCAAATACACGCACATACATGCTTACATGAACACACAGATAGATGACAGCTGGGAGAAAGCTGCAGCAGTTGCCCTGGATGCCCTGCCTGCATCCCTCAGCTTTCCTCCCCACCTTTGAAGGCTGTTTACTGAGCTCTTTGGCAACTCTCTGCCCGAAGGTCTTTTTTCTGGCTGTGGGAGGTTGGCTGGTCATGGCCACAGGGCAGGCTGGAGGTGCTAGGGAGTTAAGGCCCCAGAAGCAGGCTTCAAACAATGATCGACCAGCAGTTGATGAAAAAccctgctgggcacggtggcacgtgaCTAATCctagtgactcaggaggctgagatgggaggatcacttgtgcccaggagtccaaggctgcagtgagctataatcctgccactgcactcaggcctggacaacagagcaagatcttttttttttttttgagactgagtttcactcttgttgcccaggctggagtgcaatggcatgatcttggcttactgcaacctctgcctcccaggttcaagtgattctcctgcctcagcctccctcgtagctgggattacaggcatgagccaccatgcctggctaattttatatttttagtagagatggggtttctccatgttggtcaggctggcatcaaactcccgacctcaggtgatccacctgccttggccttccaaagtgctgggattagaggcatgagccaccgcccccagccaagtctcactctgtcgcccaggctggagtgcagtggcgcgacttggctcactgcaacctccaccttccaggttcaaacgattatcctgcctcagcctcctaagtagctgggattacaggcgtgtgccaccacacccagctgatttttgtatttgtttagtagatacggggtttcaccatgttggccaggctggtctcgaactcctgacctcaggtgatccacctgccttggcctcccaaagtgctgggattacaggcgtgagccaccgtgcctggccaaaagatatctctaaaaaaaagggGCCGGGTGCAGAGTGGGTCattgctataatcccagcactttgggaggctgaggcaggaggattgcttatggccaagagtttgagaccagcctgagaaacatgatgagatcacatctctacaaaaagtaaaaaattatctgggcgtggtggcatgcacctatagtcccagctacttgggaggctgaggcaggaggatcgcttgagcccaggaggttgagactacaATGACCCTTGatattgccactgcactgcagcctggatgacagagcaagaccctgtctcaaaataattaatttattaattaaactaGAAACCCCCTGCTGCCAGGCAGCTTGCTTGGGTCAACTCTGAGGCATATTCTGGCCTGGCTCCCCGAGCTCCCCAGAGGTAACTGATTCAATGACACCTCCATTCTTGGCATCCTTCCCTCCCCTGCCTCACTTCTTCACTCCTTTGCTGGTGTTTGCCATGACCACCTCCATTCATGTGTGTGTCCTCTGACCTTTGTCTCAGGGTCTGCATTCTGGGGACCCCAAACCAAGACAGAGATACCAAGATGAGTCTTCAACAAACTTATAATTAGACTGAGAGGTGAAATCCACAAAGTTAGGATAATGAAGTACTATTAATAATAAGAGagcatatataataaatttagcCATGATGACTTGCCTCTTTTAAGCACTGGCTCTGTGCCAGGGACTGATCACTGGGCTCAATGTCTGTTATCTTATTGAATACTCACCAGAGTCCTTGTGTCACTCCatctgcattgctataaagaaatacctgagactgggtaatttataaagaaaagaagtttcattggctcatggttctgcaggctgtataggaagtatgacaccagcatctgttcctggtgagggcctcaggaagcttccaatcatggtagaaggcaaagggggagcaggtgtcTCACATGGTAAGAGAGAcagtgagggagagaaagaggtagtaggtgccacactctttttttttttttgagatggagttctcgctcttgtcgcccaggctgaagtgtaatggcacaatctcagctcaccacaacctccacttcccaggttcaagcgattctcctgtctcagcctcccaaatagctgggattacaggcacacaccaccacgccttgctaattttttgtatttttagtagaaacagggtttcaccgtgttagccaggctggcctcaaactcctgacctcaggtgatctgcctgtctcggcctcccaaagtgctgggattacaggcatgagccaccgtgcccggccggtgCCACACtctcaaacaaccagatctcacgtgaactcagagcaagagctcactCATCACTGCTAGGaggacaccaagccattcataagggattcacctccatgacccaagcacctcccaccagtccccacttccaacatttgggattacatttcaacatgagatttggaggggacaaatatccaaaccatatcacattgcCCCATGAcaccccaaatctcatatccttctcacattgcaaaacacAATCATTCCTTCCCAGtagtccccaaaagtcttaacttgttccaCCATCAATCAATCAAAAGTCCCAAGTCCCAAGTCCAAGATCTCACCTGGAGATGAGtttcttccacctatgagcctgtgaaatcaaagacAAGTTATTTATTTCCCAGATACAACGGtaatacaggcattgggtaaacattcttTTTCCCAAAGAGAGAAATTTACCAAAAGAAAGGGTCAAGACACCCCACACAAGTCctaaatccagcagggcagtcattaaattttttttttttttttttgagacagagtctcactctgtcccccaggctggagtgcaatggtgtgatcttggcccactgcaaactcctcctcccaggttccagccattttcctgcctcaggctcccagatagctgggactacaggtgtctgccaccacagccgctaatttttgtatttttagtagagacggagtttcaccttgttggtcaggctggtctcgaactcctgacctcaggtgatccaccaccctcagcctcccaaagtgctgggattataggcatgagctatggAACCCGGcccagtcattaaatcttaaagctccgaaataatctcctttgactacaTGTCCCATATCCTGGGTAGCTCTGCCCTGGTGGCTTTGGAGGGTGCAGCCCCTGTGGGTGCTCTTTGTTGAAgctgagtgcctgcagctttacCAGGCTCAGTATGCAAGCTGCCCGTGGctctaccattctgaggtctggagcaTGGCAGCctccttcccacagctccactaggcagtgccctgaTAGGGACTCTGTGGGGATTCCATTTCCACATCTCTCCTCCCCTGTGGTAGGCTGTACCTCTgtggcaggcttctgcctgggcacccagcCGTTCTCATACATTCTCTGACATCTAGGGAGAAGCTGTCAAGCCTCCTTCATGCTTGCACTCTGTTCACATGCagacttaacaccacatggaagctgccaaggcttacgGCTTGCACCCTCCAGAATGGCAGCCCAAGCCATACCTGGTGCCCTTTGAGCCACAGCTGGAcatggagcagctgggatgtgTGCAGCACTGTCTCAAAGCTGGGCAGGGCAgcaggaccctgggcctggcccaggaaaccaatctttcttcctaggcctctgggtctgtgatgggaggggctgcctctaatgatttctgaaatgccttcgaggcctttttttttccattgtcttggatattagcacttggctcccttttagtcTTGAAATTTTCTCTAGCAAGTGATTGCTCCACAGCCTGCTGGTATTCCtcttctgaaaatgcttttttcttgagctgagcacagtggctcacgcctgtaatcccagcactttgggaggctgaggtgggtggattgcctgaggttaggagttcaagaccagcctggccaacatagtgaaaccttgagtctactaaaaatacaaaaagttagctgccatggtggtgggcgcctgtaatcccagctactagggaggctgaagccggagaatcgcttgaacccagaaggcggaggttgcagtgagccgggatcatgccattgcactccagcctgggcaacaagagcaaaactccatctcaagaaaagaaaagaaaagaaaagaaaacgcttttttctttctctgccacatggtcaggctgcaa includes these proteins:
- the LOC100431629 gene encoding putative uncharacterized protein encoded by LINC00336, with protein sequence MRVPAQVRTLRWSLGWPGSRGRDVFAALRCTQALRCKPLGSTLPPQAPTRDLGRPQAFDSSQTPGPKPPRSPLRMMETKSPTSLSCRARGRVPPGAGPGSPLSRGAGQGAPPSETRFHHVAQAFLKLLSSSNPPTSTSQSAGIIGVSHRTQPQVASLSDRHYSKVNCTVLSPRKGVPLQLTAAHSSSQEVLATVPFHG